A region of the Gemmatimonadales bacterium genome:
TGCTCGAGGGCATGCGCGCTCACGGTGTTGCACGCCACCACCACCAGCTTGACGTCGCGGGCGAGCAGGAACTCCAGGATCTCGCGGCCGTAGCGCCGCACCGTTTCGGGCGACTTGTTGCCGTAGGGGACCCGCGCCGTGTCGCCGAAATAGACGAGGGACTCGTGCGGCAGCTGGCGCATCAGCTCGCGCACGACCGTGAGTCCACCGATGCCGGAATCGAACACGCCGATCGGGCGGCGGTTCACCGCAGCGGCACCTCGAGCCCCACGCCCGTGGCGCCGCCCGGCAGGCGCCGCACCTTGAGCGTGGCCGGGAAGTCGTAAAGGTTGGCCGAGACCCAGGCCTCGGCCGCGGAGAGGAAGTGGTTGAACACCAGCAGCACGATCCAGTCCTCGCGCTCCTGGGTGTGGGACGCCACGAACTTGCCCCGCGCCCGCGCGTAGTCCAGCTGCCACTGCGTCTTCCACACCATCGTCGCGCAGACGCCTTCCCACGTCAGGAACAGCCCGCCGGTCACGTTCCGGCCCAGGAGCGCCTGGCCCCAGCCGGGCAGGATCAGCGAGCGGAGGAACGCGCCGCCGGGCGTCACCGGCGGGACGGGCCGCACCGAGTCGCCCCGGACGGGCCGCACCTGCGCGGTATCGACGCCCCGGCCCGTCGTGTCTCCCGGGGCCCGCGCCAGCGTGTCCGCGGGCGCCGGGCGCGCCGGCGCGGGCGGGTTCTGCGCCGCGACCGGGGCGACGGAGGCCAGCGCCGCCGCGAGCAGCAGCGCGACTCTCACGCGCCCACGAGCACCCGCAGGCGGCCCGCCTCCAGGGTCACCTCGATGTCCCGGGAGTCGGGGGCCCGCACCTCGCCGTCGAGGTGCAGCAGCAGCGGCCGGTCCGTGGACCGGATCTTCAGGGCCGCCGTCCTGAACATCGCCACCTCGGCCAGGCCCACGTGCTTGCCGCTCAACACCCTCGGCACGTAGCGCAGGAACTTGGCCAGGCCGACCTTGCGGATCAGGCAGACGTCCAGCAGGCCGTCGGCCGGATCGGCGTCGGGGGTGAGGTAGAAGCCGCCGCCGGCGCTGCGACCGATCGAGCACTCGAGCATCATCATCGGCCCGGTCTCGCTGTGCGCAGCCGAGGCCACCTCCAGCATCGGGGCGCGGAAGCTCACGAACGTCTTGTACACCGCGACCACGTAGACGGCGAGGCCGCTCAGCTTCGTCGTCTGGTTGGCCTGGCGGGCCACCTCCGCGTCGAAGCCGATGCCGAGCGAGTTGTCGAAGTACTCGCCGATCACCCGGCCCACGTCGAACCGCTCCACCCGGGCGGCCGCCATCCGCCTCGCGGCCTCCTCAGGCGGGAGCTTGTAGACGTGGAGCAGCTTGGCGAAGTCGTTGCCGGTGCCGATCGGGATGGTGCCGAGCGCGGGCCGCGTGGCGCCGTCGGCGGCGGACGGGGCCTCGAGGAGGCCGTTGGCCACCTCGTGCACGGTGCCGTCGCCGCCGGCCGCGAGGATGCGCTCGACGCCGGCGGCCGCGGCCTCGCGACCGAGGCGCACCGCGTCGCCCGGCGCCGTCGTCTCGACCAGGTCGAAGCCCACGCCCGTCTCGCGCAGCGCGCGCTCGATCCGCGGGCGCAGCTTGCGGCCCAGGCCATGGCCGCTGGCGGGATTCAGGATCAGCAGGGTCGCCGGCACGTGGCAGCGAACCTAGCACCGCCGTGACCCGGTGAAAAGCCGCCGCTCGGCCCGCGTGGCTCTCCGATGGCGCGCGGGCGGAAGGGGGTGCCGGCTAGGAGGCCGGGTACGGCGGAAACGCGCGCCGCCAGCGCTTGCGCTTCTGGTGCGCCCGGGCCAGCTCCAGGAACACTCCCAGGTCGCGGTCCAGGTCCGACTGCGTGCCGTCGAAGTAGAAGTTGCGGATCGGCAGGCCGCCGAGGTCGCGGCTGAGCCGGGGATAGATCGCCTCGCACACGATCCCGTTCATGCAGGTGAACGGGCTGATGTCGATCACGCCGTCCACGCCCCGATGCGCGAGCTCCACGACCTTCCCGACGTTCACCACCATCTCGCCGTAGGCGCCGGTCGCCGGCAGGTAGGGACGCGCGGCGGCCAGCAGCGCTCCGACCTCGGGCTCCTCGAGGCCGCGGAAGTCCTCGCGCACCGGGGCGAGGAGCCGCGCCTCGTCCCGCCGCTGCACGTGGTGGCGCAGCCGCGCCACGAGGTGCTCCAGGGTGAGCAGGCGGTGGCGCAGAGCGAGTTTGCGGACGTGGTCGGCGTTGACGTACCAGATCCACTCGGTCACGTCCGACATCCAGGCCTCGGCGCCCTGCGCCTCGAGGCGCCGCACCAGGTTGTCGTTGGAGAACGTGTTCAGCCGGCAGAAGATCTCGCCCACCACGCCGATGAGCGGCCGGGAGCGGTCCCGGCGCCCGGGGATGCGCCGGAACCGGTCGCGCGAGCGCACCACGGCGTCGCGGAGGGCGGCGAGCTGCGGCGCCGGCGCCAGCGGCGCGCGCTCGATCGTCCCGCACACGTCGGCGAGGGACGCCTCGTGCGCGGCGTCGGCCGCCCCCGGCTCGAGCTCGAACGGCCGGTGGATCAGGGCGAGCTTCCGCAGGAGGTCGCCGGCCACCAAGGCGCGCCAGCCGCTGCGGATGAACTGCGGGCCCACGCCCAGGTCGCCGTAGCTCCCGTCGGCGTTGGTGGAGACCACCGCGGTTGCCGCGTAGCCGTTCTCGTCGAGCACGTGCCGGAGGAACGGCGCGTACTGGCCGAACCGGCACGGCCCGCCGGCCGTGGGCATGAAGAACGCCACGCGCGCGGGGTCCACGTCCGGGCGCTCGAGCACCTTGAGGTAGTCACCGGCCGTGATCTTGGCGGGATAGCACTCGTCGCCCGAGGTGAACTGGTTCCCCACCTCGAGCGTGCGCTGGTCCGAGGGCGGCGTGACCTCGGCGTCGATCCCGTGCGCGCGGAAGCAGGCGGCGAAGGCGCGCGCGCTCCCGTCGGCC
Encoded here:
- a CDS encoding diacylglycerol kinase family protein, whose product is MPATLLILNPASGHGLGRKLRPRIERALRETGVGFDLVETTAPGDAVRLGREAAAAGVERILAAGGDGTVHEVANGLLEAPSAADGATRPALGTIPIGTGNDFAKLLHVYKLPPEEAARRMAAARVERFDVGRVIGEYFDNSLGIGFDAEVARQANQTTKLSGLAVYVVAVYKTFVSFRAPMLEVASAAHSETGPMMMLECSIGRSAGGGFYLTPDADPADGLLDVCLIRKVGLAKFLRYVPRVLSGKHVGLAEVAMFRTAALKIRSTDRPLLLHLDGEVRAPDSRDIEVTLEAGRLRVLVGA